In Holophagales bacterium, one DNA window encodes the following:
- a CDS encoding HAMP domain-containing histidine kinase: MRRRGGAFRPVVGSLAIGVGLLGALVAVAVLQYRWIAQLSAAERERMRTSLETGTALLADDFDRELVRASTALQPAAGIDDVDLAGDLAERLARWRTSAPEPRLVRELVVVSHAGRGEQHLSHLDEATGHLVPTDWSPELESARRIFLARGRIPILDERLPGLILPVRDLPEGGEREPGGPAPRRPPRHHILVRLDREWLTEELLPRLVAARLGGASSPAYAVTITLADDPAEQIFRARPALVDRSFGKPDAARRLFALRPFPELTAPPGGRRPPGRESTEPAPPARFDRDGTADRARRDDREGPEVGRWRLEVRHVEGSLEAAVKHAQRRNLGLGLLVLLLLLTTTGLLVASTRHAQRLAQQQMDFVAAVSHELKTPLTAMRSAGQNLADGIVDEPEKVRRYGALIEKEGRRLTEMVGRVLTFAGIRSGSLAYRIQPLAARELVDGVLADCRWVLEDRRVEVDVPDTLPPLLGDPTALRQALANLIDNALKYGGASRWIGVRARGGGGGSSSSEITLAVSDRGLGIRKADLPRVFEPFFRGGEATKAGIGGSGLGLAVVRGIVEAHGGRVTVESATGEGTTVSLHLPAAPAAEVRA; the protein is encoded by the coding sequence ATGCGGCGTCGTGGTGGAGCCTTCCGGCCGGTCGTCGGGAGCCTGGCGATCGGGGTGGGACTGCTCGGGGCGCTCGTCGCGGTCGCGGTGTTGCAGTACCGCTGGATTGCGCAGCTGAGCGCGGCCGAGCGCGAGCGGATGCGGACCTCGCTCGAGACGGGTACCGCCCTGCTCGCCGACGATTTCGACCGCGAGCTGGTGCGCGCTTCGACCGCTTTGCAGCCAGCGGCCGGGATCGACGACGTCGATCTCGCCGGCGACCTCGCCGAGCGTCTTGCCCGCTGGCGCACGAGCGCGCCGGAGCCGCGCCTGGTGCGCGAGCTCGTCGTCGTCTCCCACGCCGGACGCGGCGAGCAGCACCTCTCGCACCTCGACGAAGCGACCGGCCATCTCGTGCCGACGGACTGGAGCCCCGAGCTCGAGTCGGCCCGGCGCATCTTCCTCGCCCGCGGACGCATCCCCATTCTCGACGAACGGCTGCCCGGCCTCATCCTGCCGGTGCGGGACCTGCCCGAGGGAGGAGAGCGCGAGCCCGGCGGTCCGGCCCCGCGCCGCCCGCCACGCCATCACATCCTCGTCCGGCTCGATCGCGAGTGGCTGACAGAGGAGCTGCTGCCACGCCTCGTCGCCGCCCGGCTCGGCGGCGCTTCCAGCCCGGCCTACGCGGTGACGATCACTCTCGCCGACGACCCTGCCGAGCAGATCTTTCGGGCCCGACCCGCGCTCGTCGACCGCAGCTTCGGCAAGCCCGACGCCGCACGCCGCCTCTTCGCCCTGCGCCCCTTCCCCGAGCTCACCGCACCGCCAGGTGGGAGACGGCCGCCCGGGCGCGAGAGCACCGAGCCGGCGCCGCCCGCTCGCTTCGACCGCGATGGGACCGCCGACCGGGCGCGACGAGACGACCGCGAGGGCCCGGAGGTCGGCCGCTGGCGACTCGAAGTGCGCCATGTCGAGGGCTCCCTCGAGGCCGCCGTGAAGCATGCCCAGCGACGCAACCTCGGACTCGGCCTGCTCGTCCTCCTCCTTCTGCTGACGACGACGGGCCTGCTCGTCGCCTCGACGCGACACGCGCAACGCCTCGCGCAGCAGCAGATGGACTTCGTCGCCGCCGTCTCCCACGAGCTGAAGACGCCGCTCACCGCCATGCGCTCGGCCGGACAGAACCTCGCCGACGGCATCGTCGACGAGCCGGAGAAGGTGCGGCGCTACGGGGCGCTGATCGAGAAGGAGGGGCGGCGCCTGACCGAGATGGTCGGCCGCGTGCTCACCTTCGCCGGCATCCGCTCCGGCTCGCTCGCCTACCGCATTCAGCCGCTCGCCGCGCGCGAGCTGGTCGACGGCGTCCTCGCCGACTGCCGTTGGGTGCTCGAGGACCGGCGCGTCGAGGTCGACGTTCCCGACACGCTCCCTCCCCTCCTCGGCGATCCGACCGCGTTGCGACAGGCGCTGGCCAATCTCATCGACAACGCGCTCAAGTACGGCGGCGCGAGCCGCTGGATCGGCGTGCGCGCCCGCGGCGGCGGCGGCGGCAGCAGCAGCAGCGAAATCACGCTCGCGGTCTCCGACCGCGGCCTCGGCATCCGCAAGGCCGACCTGCCGCGGGTCTTCGAACCGTTCTTCCGCGGCGGCGAGGCCACCAAGGCCGGGATCGGCGGCAGTGGCCTCGGCCTGGCCGTCGTGCGCGGCATCGTCGAAGCGCACGGCGGGCGCGTCACCGTCGAG